A single genomic interval of Homalodisca vitripennis isolate AUS2020 unplaced genomic scaffold, UT_GWSS_2.1 ScUCBcl_1683;HRSCAF=5618, whole genome shotgun sequence harbors:
- the LOC124371631 gene encoding histone H2A: protein MSGRGKGGKVKGKAKSRSSRAGLQFPVGRIHRLLRKGNYAERVGAGAPVYLAAVMEYLAAEVLELAGNAARDNKKTRIIPRHLQLAIRNDEELNKLLSGVTIAQGGVLPNIQAVLLPKKTEKKA from the coding sequence ATGTCAGGACGAGGCAAAGGCGGTAAAGTGAAGGGAAAGGCAAAGTCCCGCTCGTCCAGGGCCGGTCTACAGTTCCCGGTCGGCAGGATCCACCGTCTGCTCCGCAAGGGCAACTACGCCGAGCGAGTGGGTGCCGGAGCTCCGGTCTACCTGGCCGCCGTCATGGAGTATCTCGCCGCCGAGGTTCTCGAGTTGGCCGGTAACGCGGCCCGTGACAACAAGAAGACCAGGATCATTCCCCGTCACCTTCAGCTGGCCATCAGGAATGACGAGGAGCTGAACAAGCTCCTGTCCGGTGTCACCATCGCCCAGGGAGGTGTACTGCCCAACATCCAGGCCGTGCTCCTGCCCAAGAAGACCGAGAAGAAGGCCTAA
- the LOC124371632 gene encoding histone H2B — translation MPPKASGKAVKKAGKAQKNITKGDKKKKRRRKESYAIYIYKVLKQVHPDTGVSSKAMSIMNSFVNDIFERIAAEASRLAHYNKRSTITSREIQTAVRLLLPGELAKHAVSEGTKAVTKYTSSK, via the coding sequence ATGCCACCGAAAGCGAGCGGAAAAGCCGTCAAGAAGGCCGGCAAGGCCCAGAAGAACATCACCAAGGGCGACAAGAAGAAGAAGCGCAGGAGGAAGGAGAGTTATGCCATCTACATCTACAAGGTGCTGAAACAGGTCCACCCCGACACCGGCGTCTCCAGCAAGGCCATGTCCATCATGAACAGCTTCGTGAACGACATATTCGAGCGCATAGCCGCCGAAGCTTCCCGCCTGGCCCACTACAACAAGCGGTCGACCATCACGTCGCGGGAGATCCAGACCGCCGTCAGGCTCCTGTTGCCCGGCGAGTTGGCCAAGCACGCCGTGAGCGAGGGTACCAAGGCCGTGACCAAGTACACCAGCTCCAAGTAA
- the LOC124371622 gene encoding histone H2A produces MSGRGKGGKVKGKAKSRSSRAGLQFPVGRIHRLLRKGNYAERVGAGAPVYLAAVMEYLAAEVLELAGNAARDNKKTRIIPRHLQLAIRNDEELNKLLSGVTIAQGGVLPNIQAVLLPKKTEKKA; encoded by the coding sequence ATGTCAGGACGAGGCAAAGGCGGTAAAGTGAAGGGAAAGGCAAAGTCCCGCTCGTCCAGGGCCGGTCTACAGTTCCCGGTCGGCAGGATCCACCGTCTGCTCCGCAAGGGCAACTACGCCGAGCGAGTGGGTGCCGGAGCTCCGGTCTACCTGGCCGCCGTCATGGAGTATCTCGCCGCCGAGGTTCTCGAGTTGGCCGGTAACGCGGCCCGTGACAACAAGAAGACCAGGATCATTCCCCGTCACCTTCAGCTGGCCATCAGGAATGACGAGGAGCTGAACAAGCTCCTGTCCGGTGTCACCATCGCCCAGGGAGGTGTACTGCCAAACATCCAGGCCGTGCTCCTGCCCAAGAAGACCGAGAAGAAGGCCTAA